A genomic window from Cryobacterium sp. SO2 includes:
- a CDS encoding DUF3817 domain-containing protein, with the protein MPLEPKPTDLPRIPGALRLYQVSSIITGVFLLLLCVEVILKFVFQYEIELGGPNGFLALVARDSVTAFNLSTAILIVHGWFYVLYLFADFRLWSIMRWPFPTFLLIALGGIIPFLSFFLEVRIGNRVKAYLAAHSGTPVESRARA; encoded by the coding sequence ATGCCACTTGAACCCAAGCCCACCGACCTGCCCAGAATCCCCGGTGCGCTGCGGCTGTACCAGGTCTCGTCGATCATCACCGGTGTCTTCCTGCTGCTGCTGTGCGTCGAGGTCATCCTCAAGTTCGTCTTCCAGTACGAGATCGAACTGGGCGGCCCCAACGGCTTCCTCGCGCTCGTGGCGCGCGACTCCGTCACCGCGTTCAACCTGAGCACCGCGATCCTGATCGTGCACGGCTGGTTCTACGTCCTGTATCTGTTCGCCGACTTCCGTCTCTGGAGCATCATGCGCTGGCCCTTCCCCACCTTCCTGCTGATCGCCCTCGGTGGCATCATCCCGTTCCTGTCCTTCTTCCTGGAGGTGCGGATCGGCAACCGGGTCAAGGCCTACCTTGCCGCGCACTCCGGTACTCCGGTGGAAAGCAGGGCACGCGCATGA
- a CDS encoding SURF1 family cytochrome oxidase biogenesis protein has translation MIRMMLRPRWIAALLLALAIAAAFALLGQWQLDRAISSGQVVERSTETVQPLTDTVSPDGPPRQAAEGQLIETTGSYVPGDEQIISGRHNGGETGFWVVSHFVTNEGASIAVARGWTADADAAADVRDRLATEMTIASLQPLTGRFLSSEAPALPDEDADPHTMTTVSTAALINLWANWDDQSVYQGYIVDSAAPDGLSLIDSPEPEVEVPLNWLNIFYALEWAVFAGFAVFLWYRLVRDAWEREAEEAELAAADAAADADRPHAAAP, from the coding sequence ATGATTCGTATGATGCTGCGCCCCCGCTGGATCGCCGCCCTGCTGCTGGCCCTGGCGATCGCCGCGGCGTTCGCGCTGCTCGGCCAGTGGCAGCTCGACCGGGCCATCTCATCCGGCCAGGTCGTTGAGCGCAGCACCGAGACCGTGCAGCCGCTGACCGACACCGTGTCGCCGGACGGCCCGCCCCGCCAGGCGGCCGAGGGACAACTGATCGAGACGACGGGCTCCTACGTGCCCGGCGACGAGCAGATCATCAGCGGTCGGCACAACGGCGGCGAGACCGGCTTCTGGGTGGTCAGCCACTTCGTCACCAACGAGGGCGCCAGCATCGCCGTCGCCCGTGGCTGGACGGCCGACGCGGATGCGGCCGCCGACGTGCGCGACCGGCTCGCCACCGAGATGACGATAGCGTCGCTGCAGCCGCTCACCGGACGGTTCCTCTCCTCCGAAGCACCCGCGCTGCCCGACGAGGACGCCGATCCGCACACCATGACGACGGTGTCGACCGCGGCGCTGATCAACCTCTGGGCGAACTGGGACGACCAGTCCGTGTACCAGGGCTACATCGTCGACTCCGCCGCGCCGGACGGCCTGAGCCTCATCGACTCCCCGGAGCCGGAGGTGGAGGTTCCGCTGAACTGGCTGAACATCTTCTACGCGCTCGAGTGGGCCGTCTTCGCCGGCTTCGCCGTGTTCCTCTGGTACCGCCTCGTGCGCGATGCCTGGGAGCGCGAAGCCGAGGAGGCCGAGCTCGCGGCCGCCGACGCAGCCGCCGACGCCGACCGGCCGCACGCCGCGGCCCCGTAG
- a CDS encoding cation:proton antiporter — MNLGEDLLTLGILLVVAYVLGRLGKLIGLPSIPIYMIVGLLASPYSGWFPLDFHSADIELIAVFGLILLLFSLGLEFDQDAFFGDAGKLLISGGSYILINMGAGFAFGLMVGWGTREALVIAGMTGTSSSAIITKLLIELRRLANKETPMILGVTVVGDIFIAVYLAIVSVVLSGKTEIWPIVLQLGIAFLFLVVMFSVARWGGRVVSRLMRTKDDELFTILFFGLAVLFAGIGEIIGVTDAIGAFLIGVVLGASTYRGRIERVAVPLRDVFGAFFFLNFGLALNVAEFGSVIGVVGIAIVMTFVLSLGSGMLLARMHQMGVREGLNTAAIFVNRGEFTLILATLSVSAGLDARLQPFAGLYVLTMAILGPLFTANSEKIGAALGRRSKAAHPPIRTQERDAMRAEEIALVEAATKDQKAGDPMMDFISDSYPAAKKKADSTGADDRSGDYS; from the coding sequence ATGAACCTCGGTGAAGATCTACTCACCCTGGGCATCCTGCTCGTGGTTGCCTACGTCCTGGGCCGCCTGGGCAAGCTGATCGGCCTGCCGTCGATCCCGATCTACATGATCGTCGGCCTGCTGGCCAGCCCGTACAGCGGATGGTTCCCCCTCGACTTCCACTCGGCCGACATCGAACTCATCGCGGTCTTCGGGCTGATCCTGCTCTTGTTCAGCCTGGGCCTCGAGTTCGATCAGGATGCCTTCTTCGGCGACGCCGGAAAACTGCTGATCTCCGGCGGCTCCTACATCCTGATCAACATGGGCGCCGGATTCGCGTTCGGCCTGATGGTGGGCTGGGGCACCAGGGAGGCCCTCGTCATCGCCGGCATGACCGGCACCTCGTCGAGCGCCATCATCACCAAGCTGCTCATCGAGCTGCGCCGGCTGGCGAACAAGGAAACCCCGATGATCCTCGGGGTGACGGTGGTCGGCGACATCTTCATCGCCGTGTACCTCGCCATCGTCTCCGTCGTGCTCAGCGGCAAGACCGAGATCTGGCCGATCGTGCTGCAACTGGGCATCGCGTTCCTGTTCCTCGTGGTGATGTTCTCCGTGGCCAGGTGGGGCGGCCGGGTGGTGTCGCGGCTGATGCGCACCAAGGACGACGAACTCTTCACCATCCTGTTCTTCGGCCTGGCGGTGCTCTTCGCCGGCATCGGCGAGATCATCGGCGTCACCGACGCCATCGGCGCGTTCCTCATCGGCGTGGTGCTGGGTGCCAGCACCTACCGGGGGCGCATCGAACGGGTTGCCGTGCCGCTGCGCGACGTCTTCGGGGCGTTCTTCTTCCTCAACTTCGGCCTGGCGCTGAACGTCGCCGAGTTCGGCTCGGTGATCGGCGTGGTGGGCATCGCGATCGTGATGACCTTCGTGCTGAGCCTGGGCTCCGGCATGCTGCTGGCCCGGATGCACCAGATGGGGGTGCGGGAAGGCCTCAACACCGCAGCCATCTTCGTCAACCGCGGCGAGTTCACCCTGATCCTGGCGACCCTCTCGGTGAGCGCCGGCCTCGACGCACGGCTGCAACCCTTCGCCGGCCTCTACGTGCTCACGATGGCGATCCTCGGCCCGCTGTTCACCGCCAACTCCGAGAAGATCGGCGCCGCGCTGGGCCGCCGGTCCAAGGCCGCGCATCCGCCCATTCGCACCCAGGAGCGCGACGCCATGCGCGCCGAGGAGATCGCGCTCGTGGAAGCCGCCACCAAAGACCAGAAAGCCGGTGACCCGATGATGGACTTCATCTCGGACAGCTACCCGGCCGCCAAGAAAAAGGCCGACAGCACCGGCGCCGACGACCGCTCCGGAGACTACTCATGA
- a CDS encoding TrkA C-terminal domain-containing protein codes for MVDVRRVKLPGVGVLHTFITDDGGKVGVIAHRSGHSDLITFADDEGGPDASKVSLRLSEDEAHTLAELLGGTQITESLTALDQIPGLSIDWFTVDYEDHIAGQPLGNPAERGIAGLTVVAVVRGESANPAPAPDFKVFPGDTLVVAGSPEKVAKAFAFFRTGEIKSKPVDAPPGG; via the coding sequence ATGGTTGACGTTCGACGGGTCAAGCTCCCCGGTGTGGGTGTGCTGCACACCTTCATCACCGATGACGGCGGCAAGGTGGGCGTCATCGCGCACCGGTCCGGTCACAGCGACCTCATCACCTTCGCCGATGACGAGGGCGGCCCCGACGCCAGCAAGGTGTCCCTGCGCCTGAGCGAGGACGAAGCGCACACCCTCGCCGAATTGCTCGGCGGCACCCAGATCACCGAGTCGCTCACCGCGCTCGACCAGATCCCCGGGCTCAGCATCGACTGGTTCACCGTGGATTACGAAGACCATATAGCCGGCCAGCCGCTGGGCAACCCCGCCGAGCGCGGCATCGCCGGCCTCACCGTCGTGGCCGTCGTCCGTGGCGAATCCGCCAACCCCGCTCCCGCGCCGGACTTCAAGGTTTTCCCCGGCGACACCCTCGTGGTGGCCGGCTCTCCCGAGAAGGTCGCGAAGGCCTTCGCCTTCTTCCGCACCGGTGAGATCAAGTCCAAGCCCGTCGACGCGCCGCCTGGAGGGTAG
- a CDS encoding glycerol-3-phosphate dehydrogenase/oxidase, with amino-acid sequence MTHDNSVTRSTKLGPEERAAAIERLKSKELDILVVGGGIVGTGSALDAVTRGLSVGLLEARDWASGTSSRSSKLVHGGIRYLEQLDFRLVREALTERGLLLKRIAPHLVKPVRFLYPLKKRVIERAYVGAGMLLYDVLSYVGGRPGVPHHRHLSRGQVAKMVPSLNHNALVGGITYYDAQVDDALYVASLARTASAYGAHVASRVRVEGFIKVGERVVGVQAHDLQTGERFEVRAKQVVNATGVWTDDTQRMVGERGTFKVRASKGIHLVVPRDRFQSAMGLLLRTEKSVLFVIPWGRHWLIGTTDTDWHLDKAHPAATAADIDYLLEHVNAVLQVPLTREDVEGVYAGLRPLLAGESEQTSKLSREHLVGHSVPGLVVIAGGKWTTYRVMAKDAIDAAVDALDGLVPPSTTKEIPLLGAEGYRAAWNKRGKIAHAFNLHTVRIEHLLNRYGTLTDELLDLIKERPELADPLPGADDYIQAEVVYAATHMGALHLEDVLARRTRISIEAWDRGVSAAPVAARLLAGVLGWDTEREEREVSIYLKRVAAERASQTQPDDESADRVRLEAPDIVTN; translated from the coding sequence ATGACGCACGATAATTCGGTGACCAGGTCCACGAAGCTCGGACCTGAGGAACGCGCGGCGGCGATCGAACGCCTTAAATCCAAGGAACTCGACATCCTCGTTGTCGGTGGCGGCATCGTCGGCACCGGCAGCGCGCTGGATGCCGTCACCCGCGGCCTGAGCGTCGGCCTCCTCGAGGCGCGCGACTGGGCGTCCGGCACCTCCAGCCGTTCGTCGAAGCTCGTGCACGGCGGCATCCGCTACCTCGAACAGCTCGACTTCCGCTTGGTGAGGGAAGCCCTCACCGAACGCGGACTGCTGCTCAAACGCATCGCCCCGCACCTGGTCAAGCCGGTGCGCTTCCTCTACCCGTTGAAGAAGCGGGTGATCGAGCGCGCCTACGTGGGCGCCGGCATGCTGCTCTACGACGTGCTCTCCTACGTGGGCGGGCGCCCCGGTGTGCCGCACCACCGGCACCTCAGCCGCGGCCAGGTGGCCAAGATGGTGCCCAGCCTCAACCACAACGCCCTCGTCGGGGGCATCACCTACTACGACGCGCAGGTTGACGACGCGCTCTACGTGGCGTCGCTGGCCCGCACGGCCTCGGCCTACGGCGCTCACGTCGCCAGCCGGGTGCGGGTCGAGGGATTCATCAAGGTGGGCGAACGCGTGGTGGGCGTGCAGGCGCACGACCTGCAGACGGGGGAGCGGTTCGAGGTGCGCGCCAAGCAGGTGGTCAACGCCACGGGCGTCTGGACCGACGACACCCAGCGGATGGTCGGCGAACGCGGCACCTTCAAGGTGCGCGCGTCCAAGGGCATCCACCTGGTCGTCCCGCGCGACAGGTTCCAGTCGGCGATGGGGCTGCTGTTGCGCACCGAGAAGAGCGTGCTCTTTGTGATCCCCTGGGGCCGGCACTGGCTGATCGGCACGACCGACACCGACTGGCACCTGGACAAGGCGCATCCGGCGGCCACGGCGGCCGACATCGACTACCTGCTCGAACACGTCAACGCCGTGTTGCAGGTCCCGCTCACCCGGGAAGACGTCGAGGGCGTCTATGCGGGACTGCGGCCGTTGCTGGCGGGGGAGAGCGAGCAGACCTCCAAGCTGTCCCGCGAGCACCTGGTCGGTCACTCGGTGCCCGGCTTGGTGGTGATCGCCGGCGGCAAGTGGACCACGTACCGCGTGATGGCCAAGGACGCCATCGACGCGGCCGTGGATGCCCTCGACGGCCTTGTGCCGCCGTCGACGACGAAGGAGATCCCGTTGCTCGGCGCCGAGGGGTACCGGGCGGCGTGGAACAAGCGCGGCAAGATCGCGCACGCGTTCAACCTGCACACGGTGCGGATCGAACACCTGCTCAACCGGTACGGCACCCTCACCGACGAGCTGCTCGACCTGATCAAGGAGCGGCCGGAGCTGGCCGACCCGCTGCCGGGAGCCGACGACTACATCCAGGCCGAGGTGGTCTATGCCGCCACGCACATGGGCGCCCTGCACCTCGAGGACGTGCTCGCCCGCCGCACCCGCATCTCGATCGAGGCCTGGGACCGGGGAGTCTCCGCGGCTCCGGTCGCCGCGCGGCTGCTGGCCGGGGTGCTCGGCTGGGACACCGAGCGCGAGGAACGGGAGGTGTCGATCTACCTCAAGCGGGTCGCCGCCGAGCGGGCCTCCCAGACCCAGCCCGACGACGAGTCTGCCGACCGGGTGCGCCTGGAGGCGCCCGACATCGTGACGAACTGA
- a CDS encoding GuaB3 family IMP dehydrogenase-related protein — MEIEIGRSKRARRVYAFDDIAVVPSRRTRDPEDVSVGWSIDAYQFDIPFLAAPMDSVVSPTTAIMMGQLGGLGVLDLEGLWTRYEDPEPLLKEIRELPADQTTARMQEIYAEPIKPSLVTARLAEIRAAGVTVAGALSPQRTQELYETVVAAGVDLFVIRGTTVSAEHVSRNQEPLNLKKFIYDLDVPVIVGGAATYTAALHLMRTGAAGVLVGFGGGAASTTRTSLGIHAPMATAVADVAGARRDYMDESGGRYVHVIADGGLSTSGDIVKAIACGADAVMLGTALARATDAPGGGFHWGAEAHHSQLPRGKRVEVGTVAPLEAILYGPASAADGTANLVGALRRSMATTGYSGIKEFQRVEVVVAPY; from the coding sequence ATGGAAATTGAGATCGGCCGGTCCAAGCGCGCACGGCGTGTGTATGCCTTCGACGACATCGCGGTGGTGCCTTCCCGGCGCACCCGTGACCCCGAGGATGTGTCGGTCGGCTGGTCCATTGACGCATACCAATTCGACATCCCCTTCCTCGCCGCCCCGATGGACTCCGTCGTCTCACCGACCACGGCGATCATGATGGGCCAGCTCGGCGGTCTCGGCGTGCTCGACCTCGAGGGCCTCTGGACCCGCTACGAAGACCCGGAGCCGCTGCTCAAGGAGATCCGCGAGCTGCCCGCAGACCAGACCACCGCGCGCATGCAGGAGATCTACGCCGAGCCGATCAAGCCGTCCCTCGTCACCGCGCGCCTCGCCGAGATCCGCGCCGCCGGCGTCACCGTGGCCGGCGCCCTGTCGCCGCAGCGCACCCAGGAGCTTTACGAGACCGTCGTCGCCGCCGGCGTCGACCTCTTCGTCATCCGCGGCACCACCGTGAGCGCCGAGCACGTCTCCCGCAACCAGGAGCCGCTCAACCTCAAGAAGTTCATCTACGACCTCGACGTGCCCGTCATCGTCGGCGGCGCCGCCACCTACACCGCGGCCCTGCACCTGATGCGCACCGGCGCGGCCGGTGTGCTCGTCGGCTTCGGCGGCGGCGCGGCCTCCACCACCCGCACCAGCCTCGGCATCCACGCCCCCATGGCCACGGCCGTGGCCGACGTCGCCGGCGCCCGCCGCGACTACATGGACGAATCCGGCGGCCGCTACGTGCACGTCATCGCCGACGGCGGCCTGAGCACCTCCGGCGACATCGTCAAGGCCATCGCCTGCGGTGCGGATGCCGTAATGCTCGGCACCGCCCTCGCCCGCGCCACCGACGCGCCCGGCGGCGGCTTCCACTGGGGTGCGGAAGCGCACCACTCGCAGCTGCCCCGCGGCAAGCGTGTCGAGGTCGGCACCGTCGCCCCGCTCGAGGCCATCCTCTACGGACCGGCCTCCGCCGCGGACGGCACCGCCAACCTGGTCGGCGCCCTGCGTCGCTCGATGGCCACCACCGGGTACAGCGGAATCAAAGAATTTCAGCGGGTAGAGGTAGTTGTAGCGCCGTACTGA
- the guaB gene encoding IMP dehydrogenase — MDQPDPFGFTGLTYDDVLLLPGHTDVIPSEAETKSRLTRRISVATPLLSAAMDTVTETRMAIAMAREGGLGILHRNLSISDQAEQVDLVKRSESGMITNPVTTSPDATVAEVDAICGQFRISGLPVIDNDGVLVGIITNRDMRFVSTVQKHTMKVREVMTKAPLITGKVGMAPMDAVAIFATHKIEKLPLVDEAGRLTGLITVKDFDKSEEFPNATKDDAGRLRVGAAIGFFGDAWQRATSLLDAGVDVLVVDTANGDSAGVLEIIRRLKKDPAFAAVDVIGGNVATRSGAQALIDAGADAIKVGVGPGSICTTRIVAGVGVPQVTAVYQASLAARETGVPVIADGGLQYSGDIAKALVAGADTVMLGSLLAGCDESPGELVFVNGKQFKTYRGMGSLGALQTRGNKTSYSKDRYFQSDVPTDDKLIPEGIEGQVPYRGPVSAVAYQLIGGLRQSMFYVGARTIEELKNKGKFVRITAAGLKESHPHDVQIVVEAPNYRR, encoded by the coding sequence ATGGATCAGCCAGATCCGTTCGGTTTCACCGGGCTCACCTACGACGACGTCCTTCTCCTGCCGGGACACACCGACGTAATTCCGAGCGAGGCCGAGACAAAGTCCCGGCTAACCCGCAGAATCAGCGTTGCGACGCCTCTGCTGTCCGCCGCTATGGACACTGTCACCGAGACGCGGATGGCGATCGCCATGGCGCGCGAAGGTGGCCTGGGCATCCTGCACCGCAACCTGTCGATCAGTGACCAGGCCGAGCAGGTCGACCTCGTCAAGCGCAGCGAATCCGGCATGATTACCAATCCGGTAACGACTTCGCCCGATGCCACCGTTGCGGAGGTCGACGCCATCTGCGGACAGTTCCGGATCAGCGGTCTGCCGGTCATCGACAACGACGGTGTGCTCGTCGGCATCATCACCAACCGCGACATGCGCTTCGTCTCCACTGTGCAGAAGCACACCATGAAGGTGCGCGAGGTCATGACGAAGGCCCCTCTCATCACGGGCAAGGTGGGAATGGCGCCGATGGATGCCGTGGCCATCTTCGCCACGCACAAGATTGAGAAGCTGCCGCTCGTCGACGAGGCCGGCCGCCTCACCGGGCTCATCACGGTCAAGGACTTCGACAAGAGCGAAGAATTCCCCAACGCCACCAAGGACGACGCGGGTCGCCTGCGCGTCGGCGCGGCCATCGGTTTCTTCGGCGACGCCTGGCAGCGCGCCACCAGCCTGCTCGACGCCGGTGTGGACGTGCTCGTCGTCGACACCGCCAACGGTGACAGCGCCGGTGTGCTGGAGATCATCCGCCGGCTCAAGAAGGACCCGGCGTTCGCCGCCGTGGACGTGATCGGCGGCAACGTCGCCACTCGCTCCGGCGCGCAGGCGCTCATCGACGCCGGTGCGGACGCCATCAAGGTGGGCGTCGGCCCCGGCTCCATCTGCACCACCCGCATCGTGGCCGGCGTGGGCGTGCCCCAGGTCACCGCGGTCTACCAGGCGTCCCTCGCTGCCCGCGAGACCGGCGTGCCGGTGATCGCGGATGGCGGCCTGCAGTACTCCGGCGACATCGCCAAGGCACTCGTCGCCGGCGCGGACACCGTGATGCTCGGCTCGCTCCTGGCCGGCTGCGACGAGAGCCCGGGCGAACTGGTTTTCGTCAACGGCAAGCAGTTCAAGACCTACCGCGGCATGGGCTCACTCGGCGCGCTGCAGACCCGCGGCAACAAGACCTCCTACTCCAAGGACCGCTACTTCCAGTCGGATGTCCCCACCGACGACAAGCTCATCCCCGAGGGCATCGAAGGTCAGGTGCCGTATCGCGGACCGGTCTCCGCTGTGGCGTACCAGCTCATCGGCGGGCTGCGCCAGTCGATGTTCTACGTGGGCGCCCGCACCATCGAGGAGCTCAAGAACAAGGGCAAGTTCGTGCGCATCACGGCCGCCGGCCTCAAGGAGAGCCACCCGCACGACGTTCAGATCGTGGTGGAGGCACCCAACTACCGCCGCTAA
- a CDS encoding branched-chain amino acid ABC transporter permease produces the protein MLLGLLLTALTFSTLGAGAAQADEINTDQYDYVIAGNVQFDGDPIKDVLISVEGSGYEAEVVTDADGKWRIGVPEKEAYTVSLDEDTLPKGVVVAKGGSEIKAEFGLTKVKSVNFFLGEGERTTVSFFDQFVNRFVNGLNFGLLLALAAIGMSLIFGTTGLSNFAHAEMITFGALATLTLSVTLGLPIWLAILLAIALSGLLGYGLDAAIWKPLRKKGVGLIPLMIVSIGLSLALRYTFQLFYGGGTSQLPGSGMADLKFGPISLSPIDLASMGISIVVLLAVSYFLLRTRIGKATRAVSDNPSLASASGIDVDGVIRIVWIVGGSLAGLSGVLWAYFRPGVSWDMGFQILLLVFAATTLGGLGTAFGALVGSIIVGLFVELSTLWLPSDLKYVGALVVLILVLLLRPQGILGRKERIG, from the coding sequence CTGCTACTCGGCCTACTCCTCACAGCCCTGACCTTCTCCACGCTTGGCGCGGGGGCTGCTCAGGCCGACGAAATCAATACTGATCAGTACGACTACGTCATTGCCGGAAACGTGCAATTCGATGGCGACCCCATCAAAGACGTGCTCATCTCCGTCGAAGGCTCCGGCTATGAAGCCGAGGTCGTCACCGACGCAGACGGCAAGTGGCGCATCGGAGTCCCGGAGAAGGAGGCCTACACGGTCAGCCTCGACGAGGACACCCTGCCCAAGGGCGTCGTCGTCGCCAAGGGCGGATCCGAGATCAAGGCCGAGTTCGGCCTCACCAAAGTCAAATCGGTGAACTTCTTCCTCGGCGAGGGCGAGCGCACCACGGTGAGCTTCTTCGACCAGTTCGTGAACCGGTTCGTCAACGGCCTGAACTTCGGGTTGCTGCTGGCGCTGGCCGCGATCGGCATGTCGCTGATCTTCGGCACCACGGGGCTCAGCAACTTCGCGCACGCCGAGATGATCACCTTCGGAGCTCTGGCCACCCTCACCCTGTCCGTAACCCTGGGCCTGCCGATCTGGCTGGCCATCCTGCTGGCCATCGCGCTCAGCGGTCTGCTGGGTTATGGGCTCGATGCGGCGATCTGGAAACCGTTGCGGAAGAAGGGCGTCGGGTTGATCCCGCTGATGATCGTCAGCATCGGCCTGTCGCTCGCACTGCGCTACACCTTCCAGCTCTTCTACGGCGGCGGCACCAGCCAGCTGCCCGGCTCCGGCATGGCCGACTTGAAGTTCGGCCCGATCTCGCTCTCGCCGATCGACCTGGCCAGCATGGGCATCAGCATCGTCGTGCTCCTCGCGGTCTCCTACTTCCTGCTGCGTACCCGCATCGGCAAGGCCACCAGAGCCGTCTCCGACAACCCCAGCCTCGCCTCCGCGAGCGGTATCGACGTCGACGGCGTCATCCGCATCGTCTGGATCGTCGGCGGGTCGCTGGCCGGCCTGTCCGGTGTGCTCTGGGCGTACTTCCGCCCGGGCGTCAGCTGGGACATGGGCTTCCAGATCCTGCTGCTCGTCTTCGCCGCCACCACCCTCGGTGGTCTCGGTACCGCGTTCGGCGCCCTGGTGGGTTCGATCATCGTGGGCCTGTTCGTCGAACTGTCGACGTTGTGGCTTCCGTCCGACCTCAAATACGTCGGTGCACTTGTCGTTTTGATCCTGGTGCTGCTGCTTCGGCCGCAAGGCATCCTGGGTCGCAAAGAGAGAATTGGCTAG
- a CDS encoding branched-chain amino acid ABC transporter permease, whose product MDWGAIFSNAAVELISPTTAAYALAALGLAVHFGYTGLLNFGQAGFMALGAYGYAISTLSFGFPVWASVLVGIGASVIFALILGIPTLRLRADYLAIVTIAAAEIVRLLFTTNTFEPITGSANGLSGYKGGFADLNPIPDGTYGFGPFEYNAYDWWLRIVAWTIVILACLFTWQIMRSPWGRVIKGIREDEDAVRALGKNVYAYKMQSLILGGVFGTIAGMIFVLPRAVVPSNYQTSLTFFVYAILLLGGAATILGPVIGSMIFWVLLSFFSGFIARAVEVGWLPFMSSIQAGQLRFILVGVAIMLIVIYRPQGIFGNKKELAFVK is encoded by the coding sequence ATCGACTGGGGAGCAATCTTTAGCAACGCGGCCGTCGAGCTGATCAGCCCTACCACCGCCGCCTACGCCCTCGCGGCGCTTGGGCTGGCAGTTCACTTCGGCTATACCGGCCTGCTCAACTTCGGCCAGGCCGGCTTCATGGCCCTCGGTGCCTACGGCTACGCGATCTCGACCCTGAGCTTCGGCTTCCCGGTCTGGGCGTCCGTGCTCGTGGGAATCGGCGCGTCGGTGATCTTCGCCTTGATCCTGGGTATCCCGACCCTGCGGTTGCGGGCGGACTATCTGGCCATCGTGACCATCGCGGCCGCCGAGATCGTGCGTCTGCTGTTCACGACGAACACCTTCGAGCCGATCACCGGTTCGGCCAACGGGCTCAGCGGGTACAAGGGCGGCTTCGCCGACCTCAACCCGATCCCCGACGGCACCTACGGGTTCGGTCCGTTCGAGTACAACGCCTACGACTGGTGGCTGCGCATCGTGGCGTGGACCATCGTGATCCTGGCCTGCCTGTTCACCTGGCAGATCATGCGCAGCCCGTGGGGCCGCGTGATCAAGGGCATCCGTGAAGACGAGGATGCCGTGCGCGCGCTCGGCAAGAACGTCTACGCCTACAAGATGCAGTCTCTGATCCTCGGTGGCGTGTTCGGCACGATCGCCGGAATGATCTTCGTGCTGCCGCGGGCCGTGGTGCCGTCGAACTACCAGACGTCGCTGACGTTCTTCGTCTACGCGATCCTGCTGCTCGGTGGCGCCGCGACGATCCTCGGACCTGTCATCGGATCGATGATCTTCTGGGTGCTGCTGTCGTTCTTCTCCGGCTTCATCGCCCGCGCCGTCGAGGTCGGCTGGCTGCCGTTCATGTCGAGCATCCAGGCCGGACAGTTGCGCTTCATCCTGGTGGGTGTGGCGATCATGCTCATAGTCATCTACAGACCACAGGGCATCTTCGGAAACAAGAAGGAGCTGGCTTTTGTCAAATAA
- a CDS encoding ABC transporter ATP-binding protein yields the protein MHIGEAVPGCKKKDPILVVDGVSRTFGGLKAVDVEHLEVPRGAITALIGPNGAGKTTLFNLLTGFDKPDTGSWTFDGTPIGGKPAFKVARMGQVRTFQLTKALGLLTVMDNMLLGAKAQVGENLFRAVLPFLWRQQEADNKVKALDLLARFKLDTKKDDYAASLSGGQRKLLEMARALMSDPTLVMLDEPMAGVNPALTQSLLDHILNLKAEGMSVLFVEHDMHMVRHIADWVIVMAEGKVVAEGDPHEVMRNQAVIDAYLGQHHDEDLGEDPNAEQEHVGAIKELLDDEL from the coding sequence ATGCACATCGGCGAGGCCGTTCCCGGGTGCAAGAAGAAGGACCCGATCCTCGTCGTCGACGGCGTAAGCCGTACCTTCGGCGGCCTCAAGGCCGTGGACGTCGAGCACCTCGAGGTGCCTCGCGGCGCCATCACCGCCCTGATCGGGCCGAACGGCGCCGGCAAGACCACGCTGTTCAACCTGCTCACCGGCTTCGACAAGCCCGACACCGGCTCGTGGACATTCGACGGCACCCCGATCGGCGGCAAGCCCGCCTTCAAGGTGGCCCGGATGGGCCAGGTGCGCACCTTCCAGCTCACCAAAGCCCTCGGCCTGCTCACCGTGATGGACAACATGCTGCTCGGCGCCAAGGCGCAGGTCGGCGAGAACCTGTTCCGAGCGGTGCTGCCGTTCCTCTGGCGCCAGCAGGAAGCCGACAACAAGGTCAAGGCGCTCGACCTGCTGGCCCGGTTCAAGCTGGACACCAAGAAGGACGACTACGCGGCCAGCCTCTCCGGCGGGCAGCGCAAGCTTCTCGAGATGGCACGGGCGCTCATGAGCGACCCGACCCTGGTGATGCTCGACGAGCCGATGGCCGGGGTCAACCCGGCGCTGACCCAGTCGCTGCTCGACCACATCCTCAACCTCAAGGCCGAAGGCATGAGCGTGCTCTTCGTCGAGCACGACATGCACATGGTGCGGCACATCGCCGACTGGGTGATCGTGATGGCCGAGGGCAAGGTCGTCGCAGAAGGCGACCCGCACGAGGTCATGCGCAACCAGGCCGTCATCGACGCATACCTGGGCCAGCACCACGACGAGGACCTCGGCGAGGACCCGAACGCCGAACAAGAACATGTCGGAGCCATTAAGGAGCTGCTCGATGACGAACTCTAG